The genomic window GGCGCGGAGGTGGTCGGTGCCTGCGCCGAGGGCGAATTCGTGGTGTTTGGCCGCGGTGAAGTAGTTGTGGACGATGTGGTCGCGGTCGATGCCGACGCCGCCGTGGATGTGGACGACGGTGTGGGCGACTCGGTGGCCCGCGTCGGCGGCCCAGAACTTGGCGGTGTGTACGGCTGCGGCGCTGGGGAGGTCTTCGGAGAGTTGCCAGGCGGCCTGGGTGACGGCAAGGCGCAGGCCCTGGACGTCGATGTAGGCGTCGGCGAGGCGCTGGGCCACGGCCTGGAAACTGCCGACGGCCTTGCCGAATTGTTCACGCTCGCGGGCGTATTCGGCGACCAGGTCGAGGGCCCGCTCCACGGTGCCGAGTTGCAGGGCGCTGAGGCCGAGCCAGGCACGGGTGAGGATCCAGTCCAGGATCTCGGCGCCGTTATCGACGGTGCCGAGCAGTTCGGCTGGGGTGTCGGCGAATTCGACGGCGTACTCGGGGCTGCGGTCGACCACCTGCTGCGCGGTCACCGTCGCCGCCGCCGGATCGACCAGGAACACCGCGGCAGCGCCGGACACCGTGGCCGGGACCAGGATTCGGTCGGCCCGGTTGGCGAACGGCACGGTGGTCTTGGCGCCGGTGAGCCGCCAGCCGCCATCCGCCTCGACGGCGGTGGTGGTCGGCCGGGCAGGCTCCCAATTGTGCTCTTCGGACAGCGCCGCGGTCAGGATCACCCGACCCGCACCGGCCTGGGTGGCCCGATCCTGTTGCGCCGCATCGCCGAACCGGGCCAGTGCGCCCGCGCCGACCACGATCGACCACAGGTACGGCACCGCGGCGACGTACTTGCCGAGCTCACGCAGGACGGCGGTCTGCTCGAGCACGCCGAAGTCGTTGCCGCCCACGGACTCCGGCAGCGCCGCCGCGAGCACACCGGTCTCGGCGAGCGAACTCCACAGGGCTTCGTCGAATCGCTCAGCCGCGGTGTCGAGCTCACGCAGCCGGTCGGCGGTGACGAGCTTGCCGCACACCTCGCCGGTCAACCGGGCCAGGTCGAGTTGCGCTTCGGTAGGGGTGAAATCCATGTCTGCTACCTGCTTTCCAACTCAGCGCGCCGCGGCGGGCTGCTTGAGGGCGGTCATGGCGATGATGTCGCGCTGCACCTCGTTGGTGCCGCCGCCGAAGGTGAGAATCAGCGCGGCCCGGTGCATCCGCTCCAGCCGTCCGCGCAGCTCGGCGCCGGGGGAGTCCTGCCGCAGATATGCCTGTGGGCCGAGCACCTCCATCAGCAGCCGGTAAGCCTCGGTGGCCAGCTCGGTGCCGTACACCTTGCAGGTGGAGGCATCCCACGGCCGTGGCGCCGCGTCACCGCCCGCGTCGGCACGGCTGGCGATCTCCCAGTTCAGCAGCTTCAGGTACTCGACCTTGGCGTATACGCGAGCAAGGTTGAGCTGCACCCACTCCTGGTCGATCACCCGGGTGCCGTTGCCTGTCTTGGTGTTACGCGCCCACTCGACCGTCTGACTCACGGCAAGCCCCAGCGGCCCGGCCGATGTCAGCGCGACGCGCTCGTGGTTGAGCTGGTTGGTGATCAGCGACCAGCCGCCGTTCTCCTGGCCGACCAGTGCGCTCGCGGGTACCCGCACGTCCTGGTAATAGGTCGCGCTGGTGTCGGGCCCGGCCATGGTGTGCACCGGCGTCCAGGAGAAGCCCTCGGCCGTGGTCGGCACGATGAGCATGCTGATGCCCTTGTGCTTCTTGGCATTCGGATCGGTGCGCACCGCGAGCCAGACATAGTCCGCGTAGGCGATCAGGCTGGTCCACATCTTCTGGCCGTTGATCACGTAGTCGTCGCCGTCGCGCACCGCACTGGTGCGCAGGCTGGCCAGGTCGGTGCCCGCCCCCGGCTCGGAGTAGCCGATGGCGAAGTGCAGCTCGCCCGCCGCGATCTTGGGCAGGAAGAAGCGCTTCTGCTCCTCGCTGCCGTAGTGCATGATCGTCGGCGCGACCGAGTTGATGGTCAGGAACGGCACCGGGGCGCCCGCGATGGCGGCCTCGTCGGTGAAGATCAGCTGGTCCATCGTCGGCCGGTCCTGGCCGCCGAACTCCTTCGGCCAGGCCAGCGTGAGCCAGCCGTCGCGGCCCATCTCCCGCACGACCTCGCGGTAGACGTTGCCTTGGCCGTACTCGCCGGTCTGCGCGCTGAGCGCGGCCCTGCGCTCGGGGGTGATGAGTCGCGCGAAGTAGTCGCGCAGCTCCGCGCGTAGCTCCTCCTGCTGCGGCGTGTACGCAATGCGCATGGCAAATACCTCAGGCCTTCGTCGGGGTGGGTTGCACCGATCATTGCATATCGACTGAAACATGTTCCAGTATTGCTGCTGAATCCGGTCGATGGCGCCGCGCGAGGCGGCATCGGCTTGTTAGGCTTCGACCAGGATCGCGGTAAAGGAGTTCTGATGAAGGTAAGCGTCGATCTGGACCAGTGTGAAGCGAACGGAATCTGTGTCGGAATCGCCCCCGACGTGTTCGAACTCGATGATGAGGACCAGTTGCACATCCTCGAAGCCGACGTGCGGGCCGACCGCCTCGCGGACGTCGAGGACGCGGTGGCGCAATGCCCGAAAGCGGCCCTGCGACTCCAGTGAGACCGGGCCTTGCCATAGATTGGAACACGTTCTAGGGTCGGCTCGTGAGTGATGACGATGTGAGTCTGGCGGGCCGGGTAGCGATCGTGACCGGAGCCGGTGCCGGGCTGGGGCGGGCAGAGGCGCTCGCGCTGGCCGGAGCAGGCGCTTCGGTGGTGGTCAACGACCTGTCGGAATCGGCTGCGGTGTCCGACACCCTGTCCGAGATCCGTGCGCTCGGCGCGAAGGCCGAGTTCGTCGCGGGCAGCATCGCCGAACGCACGACGGCGGACGCGCTGATCCGCACCGCCGACGAAGCCTTCGGCGGCGTCGACATCGTGGTGAACAACGCGGGCATCACCAGGGACCGCATGCTGTTCAACATGTCCGACGAGGACTTCGACGCGGTCGTCGCGGTCCACCTGCGCGGACATTTCCTGTTGTCCCGCAACGCGGCGACGTATTGGCGCGGCAAGTCCAAAGCGGCGGGCGCACCGATCTACGGCAGGCTCATCAACACCTCGTCCGAGGCCGGACTGCTCGGGCCGGAGGGGCAGGCCAACTACGGCGCCGCCAAGGCGGGCATCACCGCCCTGACCCTGTCGGCCGCCCGCGCACTGTCCCGGTATGGCGTGCGCGCCAACGCGATCGCGCCCCGCGCGCGGACGGCGATGACCGAGGCCGTGTTCAGTGCGGCGCCCGAGGGCGAGGTCGACCCGCTCTCGCCCGATCATGTGGCCCGGCTGGTCGCCTACCTCGCCTCGCCGGCCGCCGACGCGGTGAACGGTCAACTGTTCGTGGTCTACGGCGGGATGGTGGCGCTCATGGCGGCACCGGTTGTCGAGCAACGCTTCGACGCCGCTGGTGGCCAGTGGTCCGCCGGAGATCTAGCCGCGACCCTCGGCGGCTATTTCGCCGAACGCCCTGCGGGGCAGACATTCTCGGCCTCGGCCCTGCTGGATCTGGGCTGAGTCCGGAAGAGCTCGACCGGGCGAGCGAAACAAGCTCAGCGAGGATCGACAACTGCAAGGCCCGGTGACACGGAGCTGCTGATCGACTGTCCAACTGTTGATCACGGGTCTGGCACTTGGTAGACATTGGTGGTCGAGATGTGTGCCGCCGCACAAAGGTGGGATCAATCTCGCTGACACTCGTTTCAAATTCATATGCCGATGCAAAGAAAAAGTGCAGCTCAAAAGTGGCAAACATCTTCCGGCAACGCAATGAACGTGTTCTAATCGTGGAGGCGGTGCGGCCTCGGTGAAGAATCGTGCCGTGAGCTTGTACGCAGGTTTGAGCAAGGAGGTTCGCTGATGAACGAGGTCCTTGCCGTGCCATTGCGGGCCGTTGGCGGGTTCTTCGAACTGACCGCCGAAGTCGCACGCTCCAGCGTGCGCAGGCCATTTCAATGGCGCGAGTTCATCGACCAGTCGTGGTTCATCGCGCGAGTCTCGATCGTGCCGACGCTGTTGGTCGCGATTCCATTCACCGTTTTGGTGAGCTTCACGCTGAACATCCTGTTGCGCGAGATCGGCGCGGCCGACCTCAGCGGCGCGGGCGCGGCATTCGGCGCGGTCACCCAGGTGGGTCCGATCGTCACCGTGCTGATCGTCGCGGGGGCCGGTGCCACCGCGATCTGCGCTGACCTGGGCGCTCGCACCATTCGCGAGGAAATCGACGCGATGCGGGTGCTCGGCATCAACCCGGTGCAACGACTGGTGGTGCCGCGGGTGCTCGCCTCGATGTTCGTCGCGCTGATGCTCAATAGCCTGGTGTGCACTATCGGCATCGTCGGCGGATTTCTGTTCTCGGTGTTTCTGCAAGACGTGAACCCGGGCGCGTTCGTCAACGGCATCACGCTGCTGACCCATTTGCCCGAATTGGTCATCTCCGAGGTGAAGGCCGGATTGTTCGGGCTGATCGCCGGGCTGGTGGCTTGTTATCTGGGTCTGAATGTCAAAGGCGGTCCCAAGAGTGTCGGTGACGCGGTGAATCAGACCGTTGTCTTCGCCTTTATGGCCTTGTTCGTGGTGAACGTGGTGGTCACCGCGGTTGGCATCAAGTTCACGGCGCGGTGACCGCATGGCCTTCGTGATCGAATCCCGCTTCCCGCGTACCGTGCGACGAGTGCGTCGGATGTCGGACTCGCTCGATTCTGTCGGTAAACATGCTGTGTTCTACGCCCAGGCTCTTGGGGCCATTCCGCGCGCCATGACGCACTATCGAACCGAAACCATTCGGCTGATCGCCGAAATCAGCATGGGCAGCGGTGCTTTGGCGGTGATCGGTGGCACCGTGGTGATCGTCGGCTTCCTCACGCTGTTCGCCGGCGGCACCATCGCCGTGCAGGGTTACAGCTCGCTCGGCAATATCGGCGTCGAGGCGCTTACCGGCTTCTTCGCGGCATTCATCAATGTGCGCATCGCGGCGCCGGTGATTTCCGGCATCGGATTGGCCGCCACCATCGGGGCGGGTTCGACCGCGCAGCTCGGCGCCATGCGGGTGGCCGAGGAGATCGACGCGCTGGAGTCGATGGCGATTCGGCCGGTGCCGTATCTGGTCGGGACCAGGGTGCTGGCGGGGATGATCGCGATCGTGCCGCTGTACGCGCTCGCGGTGATCGCGTCGTTCCTGGCCAGCCGGTTCGCGACGGTCGTCATCTACGGGCAGTCGGCGGGCGTCTACGACCATTACTTCTCCACCTTCCTGATCCCGAGCGACATCCTCTGGTCGTTCGCGCAGGCGATCTTCATGGCGCTGGCCGTCATGCTGATCCACACCTATTACGGCTTCCATGCCGCGGGCGGACCGGTCGGGGTCGGCGTCGCGGTCGGCAACGCGGTGCGGGCCTCGCTGGTCGCGGTGGTCACGGTGACCCTGCTGATCTCGCTGGCCATCTACGGCACCTCCGGCAACTTCCATCTCTCCGGGTAAGCGAATGGCGGATTCGAAGCAATTGCGCGCTGCACTTGGTCTCAAACTGGCCGGTGCCGCGATGGTGCTCGCACTGGTCGCCGTCGTCGCCATCGCACTGATCATGTTCGTCGGCGGGTTCGCGTCGACGGCCACCGTCACGGTGGACGCGCCGCGCAGCGGGCTCGTGCTCGATCCCGACGCCAAGGTGAAGGTGCGCGGGGTGGAGATCGGCCGGGTCGTCGCGATCGATCAGACACCCGACGGCGCGAGCCTGAAGCTGGCGGTGAATCCAGAACAGCTGAAACTGGTTCCGGCCAACGCGGGCGTCGATATCCGGTCCACCACCGTGTTCGGCGCGAAGTACGTGAACTTCACGGTGCCGGAACAACCTTCGCCGACCTCGCTGCAACCGGGTGCGACGGTGACGGCGCAGCGGGTGACCGTCGAGTTCAACACGCTGTTCCAGCACTTGTCCGATGTGCTGGCCAAGGTGGAGCCGGAGAAGCTGAACGCGACGCTGTCCGCGCTCGGCACGGCGCTGCAGGGCCGCGGCGAGAAGCTGGGCGATTTGCTCGCCCGCAGCGACGCCTACCTACGCGACATCAACCCGTATCTGCCGACGCTGCAACAGGATCTGGTGCAGACCGGCGAGGTCACCAACCTGTACGCGGACACCGTCCCCGATCTGTTGCGCACGGTCGACAACGCCACCGTGACCAGCGCCAGCCTGGTCGACGAGCAGCAGAGCCTGGACAACGTGCTGGCCAACGTGGTCGGCCTCGCCGACACCACCGGCTCGGTATTGCGGGACAACACCGGCGATTTCAGCACCGCGCT from Nocardia iowensis includes these protein-coding regions:
- a CDS encoding acyl-CoA dehydrogenase family protein, producing MDFTPTEAQLDLARLTGEVCGKLVTADRLRELDTAAERFDEALWSSLAETGVLAAALPESVGGNDFGVLEQTAVLRELGKYVAAVPYLWSIVVGAGALARFGDAAQQDRATQAGAGRVILTAALSEEHNWEPARPTTTAVEADGGWRLTGAKTTVPFANRADRILVPATVSGAAAVFLVDPAAATVTAQQVVDRSPEYAVEFADTPAELLGTVDNGAEILDWILTRAWLGLSALQLGTVERALDLVAEYAREREQFGKAVGSFQAVAQRLADAYIDVQGLRLAVTQAAWQLSEDLPSAAAVHTAKFWAADAGHRVAHTVVHIHGGVGIDRDHIVHNYFTAAKHHEFALGAGTDHLRALGALLAATPS
- a CDS encoding acyl-CoA dehydrogenase family protein, which encodes MRIAYTPQQEELRAELRDYFARLITPERRAALSAQTGEYGQGNVYREVVREMGRDGWLTLAWPKEFGGQDRPTMDQLIFTDEAAIAGAPVPFLTINSVAPTIMHYGSEEQKRFFLPKIAAGELHFAIGYSEPGAGTDLASLRTSAVRDGDDYVINGQKMWTSLIAYADYVWLAVRTDPNAKKHKGISMLIVPTTAEGFSWTPVHTMAGPDTSATYYQDVRVPASALVGQENGGWSLITNQLNHERVALTSAGPLGLAVSQTVEWARNTKTGNGTRVIDQEWVQLNLARVYAKVEYLKLLNWEIASRADAGGDAAPRPWDASTCKVYGTELATEAYRLLMEVLGPQAYLRQDSPGAELRGRLERMHRAALILTFGGGTNEVQRDIIAMTALKQPAAAR
- a CDS encoding ferredoxin; the protein is MKVSVDLDQCEANGICVGIAPDVFELDDEDQLHILEADVRADRLADVEDAVAQCPKAALRLQ
- a CDS encoding 3-oxoacyl-ACP reductase; the protein is MSDDDVSLAGRVAIVTGAGAGLGRAEALALAGAGASVVVNDLSESAAVSDTLSEIRALGAKAEFVAGSIAERTTADALIRTADEAFGGVDIVVNNAGITRDRMLFNMSDEDFDAVVAVHLRGHFLLSRNAATYWRGKSKAAGAPIYGRLINTSSEAGLLGPEGQANYGAAKAGITALTLSAARALSRYGVRANAIAPRARTAMTEAVFSAAPEGEVDPLSPDHVARLVAYLASPAADAVNGQLFVVYGGMVALMAAPVVEQRFDAAGGQWSAGDLAATLGGYFAERPAGQTFSASALLDLG
- a CDS encoding MlaE family ABC transporter permease — its product is MNEVLAVPLRAVGGFFELTAEVARSSVRRPFQWREFIDQSWFIARVSIVPTLLVAIPFTVLVSFTLNILLREIGAADLSGAGAAFGAVTQVGPIVTVLIVAGAGATAICADLGARTIREEIDAMRVLGINPVQRLVVPRVLASMFVALMLNSLVCTIGIVGGFLFSVFLQDVNPGAFVNGITLLTHLPELVISEVKAGLFGLIAGLVACYLGLNVKGGPKSVGDAVNQTVVFAFMALFVVNVVVTAVGIKFTAR
- a CDS encoding MlaE family ABC transporter permease — protein: MAFVIESRFPRTVRRVRRMSDSLDSVGKHAVFYAQALGAIPRAMTHYRTETIRLIAEISMGSGALAVIGGTVVIVGFLTLFAGGTIAVQGYSSLGNIGVEALTGFFAAFINVRIAAPVISGIGLAATIGAGSTAQLGAMRVAEEIDALESMAIRPVPYLVGTRVLAGMIAIVPLYALAVIASFLASRFATVVIYGQSAGVYDHYFSTFLIPSDILWSFAQAIFMALAVMLIHTYYGFHAAGGPVGVGVAVGNAVRASLVAVVTVTLLISLAIYGTSGNFHLSG
- a CDS encoding MCE family protein — its product is MADSKQLRAALGLKLAGAAMVLALVAVVAIALIMFVGGFASTATVTVDAPRSGLVLDPDAKVKVRGVEIGRVVAIDQTPDGASLKLAVNPEQLKLVPANAGVDIRSTTVFGAKYVNFTVPEQPSPTSLQPGATVTAQRVTVEFNTLFQHLSDVLAKVEPEKLNATLSALGTALQGRGEKLGDLLARSDAYLRDINPYLPTLQQDLVQTGEVTNLYADTVPDLLRTVDNATVTSASLVDEQQSLDNVLANVVGLADTTGSVLRDNTGDFSTALDLLRPTTSLLFEYAPALGCLIDGLGPMMPLAEDVFGGVLPGIGMNTNFMFGAKPYTYPDDLPKVNATGGPHCAGVVDRVPGSHADYVVTDTNEGAPYVPNTGFTKPNEAPKVFQLLFAGLPGVGRL